The following are from one region of the Spodoptera frugiperda isolate SF20-4 chromosome 20, AGI-APGP_CSIRO_Sfru_2.0, whole genome shotgun sequence genome:
- the LOC118262081 gene encoding uncharacterized protein LOC118262081, with the protein MCEIKDYSVELKDIYNSKYSWFSDMDLYITDSLQDMLDMDIKNEIATDLSSMTDFADTLGSHFSELPPLLDMDTDNSATWLNNSSSFVHNLDLYGSEANAVMVNPNSVMPSTFVETPVKNIVKEEASNLLLTSAANDDLSNNSISLPSPKEEKSHLTFSPNAIKVSKVQEPEKPKVKENSELEEATQMVIYVRKQEKNVVKDLIKDLDKSKVSSITTPTTVRIKSQSEIIKVNNKSCSILNTNQKVAHSLGTKTIISGNIHILDPQQINTRTILGNGNKNQATILIDNSLNNNRQIIKTSVNGGFTLDTSHTKYVNASNKTSTSEFPKPAYSYSCLIAMALKNSRTGSLPVSEIYNFMCQHFPYFKTAPNGWKNSVRHNLSLNKCFEKIEKPSTNGSQRKGCLWAMNPSKVGKMDEEVQKWSRKDPQAIKKAMVYPENLEALERGEMKYSGVSADNDADDDADVDPDTELDADVEIDPEVKEEVEEEEAIIEQEVSDQELEVEEVVEGTGMVGGTYRLLATGPSSLTSYITDVESGEEVSDIEILDQSYEEIDIDVTKPVKLDLSMTENYTIHPTKRAKTSFIYQPVTTQTHTSRRKTPLVNRVALM; encoded by the exons TGGTTCTCAGACATGGATTTATACATCACGGATTCACTCCAGGACATGCTGGACATGGATATAAAAAATGAAATCGCAACAGATCTTAGCAGTATGACGGACTTTGCa GATACCTTAGGATCACACTTTTCCGAGTTACCACCTTTATTAGACATGGACACCGATAACTCTGCAACTTGGCTGAATAATAGTTCTAGTTTTGTTCATAATTTGGATTTATATGGTTCTGAAGCAAATGCAGTAATGGTAAATCCTAATTCTGTTATGCCATCAACATTTGTGGAAACTCCAGTTAAAAATATAGTGAAAGAGGAAGCTTCAAATTTATTGCTGACATCGGCCGCAAATGACgacttaagtaataatagcaTATCACTTCCGAGTCCCAAAGAAGAAAAAAGTCACCTGACGTTTTCTCCCAATGCGATAAAAGTCTCAAAAGTACAAGAACCAGAGAAACCAAAAGTCAAGGAGAATTCTGAATTAGAAGAAGCTACACAAATGGTCATTTATGTaagaaaacaagaaaaaaatgtcGTAAAGGATTTGATCAAAGATTTGGACAAATCAAAAGTATCAAGTATAACGACACCTACAACAGTCCGAATAAAAAGCCAGTcagaaataattaaagttaacAATAAAAGTTGTTCAATTTTAAATACGAACCAAAAAGTCGCACATTCTTTAGGAACTAAAACAATTATATCTGGCAATATACACATCTTGGATccacaacaaataaatactagaACAATTTTAGGTAATGGTAACAAAAATCAAGCAACAATATTAATTGACAACTCGTTAAATAACAATagacaaataattaaaacttctGTAAATGGTGGTTTCACGTTAGACACTAGCCATACGAAGTACGTTAATGCTTCTAACAAAACTAGTACTAGCGAATTCCCTAAACCGGCGTACTCATATTCATGTTTAATAGCAATGGCGCTAAAAAATTCAAGAACAGGTAGTCTACCTGTTTCAGAAATTTATAATTTCATGTG TCAACATTTCCCTTATTTTAAGACGGCACCAAATGGGTGGAAAAATTCAGTTAGACATAATCTTAGTTTGAACAAATGTTTTGAGAAGATCGAGAAGCCCTCTACAAATGGAAGTCAAAGAAAAG GTTGTCTGTGGGCCATGAATCCCTCAAAAGTAGGAAAAATGGACGAAGAAGTACAAAAATGGTCACGGAAGGATCCGCAAGCAATTAAAAAGGCGATGGTTTATCCAG AAAACTTAGAGGCTCTAGAAAGGGGTGAAATGAAGTACAGTGGGGTAAGCGCGGACAATGACGCTGATGATGATGCAGATGTTGATCCTGACACAGAATTGGATGCGGACGTAGAAATAGATCCTGAAGTTAAAGAAGAAGTAGAGGAGGAGGAGGCTATAATAGAACAA GAGGTGTCTGACCAGGAGTTAGAAGTTGAAGAAGTAGTAGAAGGCACGGGCATGGTCGGTGGTACGTACCGGTTACTAGCAACGGGACCTTCATCACTTACCTCATATATTACTGACGTGGAATCTGGCGAAGAAGTTAGCGACATTGaa ATCCTAGATCAATCATATGAAGAAATCGACATTGATGTCACAAAACCTGTAAAACTGGACTTATCTATGACGGAAAATTATACGA TACATCCAACAAAGCGAGCCAAAACAAGTTTCATCTATCAACCTGTAACAACTCAGACGCACACTAGTAGAAGAAAAACGCCACTCGTTAATCGAGTTGCATTAATGTAA